The following proteins are co-located in the uncultured Draconibacterium sp. genome:
- a CDS encoding DsrE family protein, translated as MRTFKNTLLQITQYGMGSGDETLDLLLVSNYLKLLGEETVLPKVIVFYNGGVKLICKGSPVLEILHDLDQKGVKMIACKTCLNHFQLSDKMELGLAGTMIDIMQLQKAAEKVINL; from the coding sequence ATGAGAACTTTTAAAAACACATTACTGCAAATAACTCAATACGGGATGGGTTCGGGCGATGAAACGCTGGATTTGCTTCTGGTTTCGAATTACCTGAAACTACTGGGCGAAGAGACTGTTTTACCCAAAGTAATTGTATTTTACAATGGCGGAGTAAAACTAATCTGCAAGGGTTCGCCGGTTCTTGAAATTCTGCACGATCTGGATCAAAAGGGGGTAAAAATGATTGCCTGCAAAACCTGTTTGAACCATTTTCAGTTAAGCGATAAAATGGAACTGGGTTTGGCCGGAACAATGATCGACATTATGCAGTTGCAGAAAGCTGCCGAAAAAGTGATTAATCTGTAA
- a CDS encoding competence/damage-inducible protein A — protein sequence MKAEIITIGDEILIGQIVDTNSAWIGEQFNLNGIEIYQITSVHDDHNHIVEAIRNAEKNVDLVVITGGLGPTKDDITKHTLCEYFNTKLVFHQPTLDAIVKRFHKRGIDMNKLNRDQAMLPEACTILTNKLGTAPGMWFEKNDTIFVSMPGVPFEMKYLVEFELLPKLRETGRTKAIFHKTVLTQGVPESMLAERIADWEDALPAHIKLAYLPNPMLVRLRLSAMGNDVEKLKAEVEDEVKKLQQIIPESIFGYDNETLSEVTGRMLTLQGKKLAVAESCTGGYISHLITSVSGSSDYYNGSVTSYSNQIKESVLGVSKESLEKFGAVSEQVATEMVQGVKRVMNADYAIATTGIAGPTGGTEDKPVGTVWIAVSGPDKTLVKKYTFVGDHRERNIVRSSQTALQILRRMVLEDGSK from the coding sequence ATGAAAGCAGAAATAATTACCATTGGCGACGAAATATTGATCGGACAAATTGTAGATACTAATTCGGCGTGGATTGGCGAACAATTTAACCTGAATGGCATCGAAATTTACCAGATAACATCGGTCCACGACGATCACAATCACATTGTAGAAGCCATCAGAAATGCAGAAAAAAACGTGGATTTGGTGGTAATAACCGGCGGACTGGGGCCAACCAAAGACGACATTACAAAACATACACTTTGCGAATATTTTAATACCAAACTGGTTTTTCATCAGCCTACGTTGGATGCAATTGTAAAACGTTTCCACAAAAGGGGAATCGACATGAACAAGCTCAACCGCGACCAGGCCATGTTACCCGAAGCTTGTACCATTTTAACCAATAAACTGGGAACGGCTCCCGGAATGTGGTTTGAAAAAAACGATACCATTTTTGTGTCGATGCCGGGTGTACCTTTTGAAATGAAATACCTGGTGGAGTTTGAATTGTTGCCTAAACTTAGGGAAACGGGCAGAACCAAAGCTATTTTTCATAAAACGGTTTTAACACAGGGAGTGCCCGAATCGATGCTGGCCGAGCGAATCGCTGACTGGGAAGATGCTTTGCCGGCACACATAAAACTGGCTTATCTTCCAAATCCGATGCTGGTGCGTTTGCGTCTGTCGGCAATGGGCAACGATGTGGAAAAACTAAAAGCGGAGGTTGAGGACGAAGTTAAAAAGCTGCAGCAGATTATTCCGGAAAGTATTTTTGGCTACGACAACGAAACTTTGTCGGAAGTAACCGGACGCATGTTAACGCTGCAGGGGAAAAAGCTGGCGGTGGCCGAAAGCTGCACCGGAGGCTACATTTCCCACCTGATTACATCTGTTTCGGGAAGTTCTGACTACTACAACGGATCGGTTACGTCGTATTCGAACCAGATAAAAGAAAGTGTGCTGGGAGTGAGCAAAGAGTCGCTTGAAAAATTCGGAGCGGTTAGCGAGCAGGTTGCCACCGAAATGGTACAAGGTGTAAAACGGGTGATGAATGCCGATTATGCCATTGCAACTACCGGAATTGCCGGACCAACCGGCGGAACAGAGGACAAACCTGTGGGAACCGTGTGGATTGCGGTATCGGGGCCAGATAAAACGCTGGTAAAAAAATACACTTTTGTGGGCGATCACCGCGAAAGGAACATTGTACGATCGAGCCAGACCGCTTTGCAGATTTTGCGCAGGATGGTGCTGGAGGATGGTAGCAAGTAG
- a CDS encoding M48 family metallopeptidase, producing the protein MHEILFWIIIGILVLDFLFEKYLDYLNTTRWSTVIPDEVKGIYDEEKYKKQQAYQKENHRFGILTSSFSVLVTLAMFALYGFALVDGWAWSITGNAILAALIFFGILLFASDVINTPFAVYDTFKIEEKYGFNKTTPKLFILDKIKGWLIGALIGGGLLALIIFIYQKTGNMFWLYAWIVVSVFSVFMAMFYSNLIVPLFNKQTPLEEGELRDAISEFAKKVGFKLDTIFVIDGSKRSTKANAYFTGLGAKKRIVLYDTLINDLNTSELVAVLAHEIGHNKKKHVVQSLLIGLVQTGVVLFIFGLLINNPDLSKALGVDSPNFHIGLVAFGVLYSPVSFFLGIFMNILSRKNEYQADRFAAENYQPEALASALKKLSVNNLSNLTPHPTYVFFHYSHPTLLQRLAYLKQFEK; encoded by the coding sequence ATGCACGAAATATTGTTTTGGATTATAATTGGAATTTTGGTTCTGGATTTTTTATTTGAAAAATACCTCGATTATTTAAATACAACCAGGTGGAGTACTGTTATTCCGGATGAGGTAAAGGGCATTTACGACGAGGAGAAATACAAAAAACAACAGGCCTACCAAAAAGAAAACCACCGTTTTGGAATTCTTACCAGCAGTTTTAGTGTGCTTGTTACGCTGGCGATGTTTGCTCTGTACGGCTTTGCCCTGGTTGATGGCTGGGCCTGGAGTATTACTGGAAATGCCATTCTTGCAGCGCTTATTTTCTTTGGAATACTACTATTTGCTTCCGATGTAATTAATACGCCCTTTGCAGTATACGACACCTTTAAAATTGAGGAAAAATATGGCTTTAATAAAACCACACCTAAACTGTTTATTCTTGATAAAATAAAGGGTTGGTTGATTGGTGCTTTAATTGGCGGTGGTTTGCTGGCACTTATTATTTTCATCTATCAAAAAACCGGAAATATGTTTTGGTTGTATGCCTGGATTGTTGTTTCGGTATTTTCTGTTTTTATGGCCATGTTTTATTCCAACCTTATTGTGCCGCTTTTTAACAAACAAACGCCACTGGAAGAGGGCGAACTGCGCGATGCCATTTCTGAATTCGCTAAAAAGGTAGGTTTTAAACTCGATACTATTTTTGTTATCGATGGTTCGAAACGATCGACAAAAGCAAATGCTTATTTTACCGGTCTTGGCGCAAAAAAACGAATTGTATTGTACGATACCCTGATTAACGATTTAAATACCAGTGAACTGGTTGCAGTTTTGGCACACGAAATCGGGCACAACAAAAAGAAACACGTTGTACAAAGCCTTTTAATCGGGCTGGTTCAAACCGGAGTTGTTCTGTTTATTTTTGGGTTGCTCATAAATAATCCGGATTTAAGCAAGGCGCTGGGTGTGGATTCGCCAAATTTCCATATTGGCTTGGTTGCTTTTGGTGTGTTGTATTCTCCGGTGTCGTTTTTTCTTGGCATTTTTATGAATATTCTGTCGCGTAAAAACGAATATCAAGCCGATCGTTTTGCTGCCGAAAACTACCAGCCCGAAGCGTTGGCATCGGCATTAAAAAAGCTCTCGGTAAATAACCTGAGTAATCTTACTCCGCATCCTACTTATGTTTTCTTTCATTATTCGCACCCTACGCTGTTGCAGCGTTTGGCTTATTTGAAACAGTTTGAGAAGTAG